One genomic region from Pseudoduganella dura encodes:
- a CDS encoding sirohydrochlorin chelatase: protein MKKALILFAHGARAASWAAPFERLRDIVAAREPAVDVSLAFLELMSPRLPERTAALVAQGVTDITLVPVFLGQGGHVLRDLPVMIDEVRAAHPQLAVRVVEAAGENAAVLQAIADYCVGALVDVD, encoded by the coding sequence ATGAAAAAAGCCCTGATCCTCTTCGCGCACGGCGCGCGCGCCGCCAGCTGGGCCGCGCCGTTCGAACGCCTGCGCGACATCGTGGCCGCGCGCGAGCCGGCCGTGGACGTATCGCTTGCCTTCCTGGAGCTGATGTCGCCGCGGCTGCCGGAGCGCACGGCGGCTCTGGTGGCGCAAGGCGTCACCGATATCACGCTGGTGCCGGTATTCCTGGGGCAGGGCGGCCATGTGCTGCGTGACCTGCCTGTCATGATCGACGAAGTACGCGCCGCGCATCCGCAGCTTGCGGTACGCGTGGTGGAAGCGGCCGGCGAGAACGCGGCAGTGCTGCAGGCGATTGCAGACTACTGCGTGGGCGCGCTGGTTGATGTCGACTAA
- a CDS encoding carbon-nitrogen hydrolase family protein, with product MPVDIAAFAIAQPVVVKGDIAANVARHVVLAEAAARHGARLVLLPELALTGYEPALAAGLALDADDPRLAPLRHAAMRLGIVLVTGAPWKTSGLPRIAALSFLPGGTMQVYTKQHLHPGEEAAFAVGEGGAGLVAGDARIALAVCAEIAHAQHPAAAALAGADLYAASVLVSENGYEHDAGLLRGYARQYGMPVAMANHGGPTGGWSCAGRSALWDETGQPVIAADGVGECLLLAERERGRWRGWHAGIGG from the coding sequence ATGCCGGTCGATATCGCAGCATTCGCCATTGCGCAGCCGGTCGTCGTCAAGGGCGATATCGCCGCCAACGTCGCGCGCCACGTCGTGCTGGCCGAAGCGGCAGCGCGTCACGGGGCGCGCCTCGTGCTGCTCCCCGAGCTGGCGCTGACGGGCTACGAACCGGCGCTGGCCGCGGGCCTGGCACTGGACGCCGATGATCCGCGACTGGCGCCGTTGCGCCATGCGGCCATGCGGCTTGGCATCGTACTGGTCACCGGCGCGCCATGGAAGACGTCGGGCCTGCCGCGTATCGCCGCGCTGTCATTCCTGCCAGGCGGCACGATGCAGGTCTACACAAAACAGCACCTGCATCCCGGCGAAGAGGCCGCGTTCGCGGTGGGCGAGGGTGGCGCAGGCCTGGTAGCGGGAGATGCGCGGATAGCGCTGGCCGTGTGTGCCGAGATCGCGCATGCGCAGCATCCGGCCGCCGCGGCCCTGGCCGGAGCCGACCTGTACGCCGCCAGCGTGCTGGTATCGGAGAACGGTTACGAACACGATGCCGGCCTGCTGCGCGGCTATGCGCGGCAATACGGGATGCCGGTCGCCATGGCGAACCATGGCGGTCCGACCGGCGGCTGGAGTTGTGCCGGGCGCAGCGCGCTGTGGGATGAGACGGGGCAGCCCGTCATCGCCGCCGACGGGGTGGGCGAGTGCCTGTTGCTGGCCGAACGCGAGCGGGGGCGCTGGCGCGGCTGGCATGCCGGCATCGGCGGCTGA
- the cobA gene encoding uroporphyrinogen-III C-methyltransferase — translation MPAVGKVYLVGAGPGAADLITVRGARLLGEAEVVLYDALVTPEMLALCPQADLISVGKRAGQRSAAQDFINQQLVDCARKYARVVRLKGGDPMLFGRADEELTALEAEGIEVEVVPGITTAVAAAAAAKQPLTKRGIARSVAFFTSSTAPGEDDLSGIPSTDTLVQYMGGREAIATAQRLLQQGRRPETPVLVLENVSRHDQRIERITLAKLAHGLATPHGPVLVMLGEAMEARPLQGS, via the coding sequence TTGCCAGCAGTCGGAAAAGTTTATCTGGTGGGTGCCGGTCCGGGCGCCGCGGACCTGATCACTGTGCGCGGCGCGCGCCTGCTGGGCGAAGCCGAAGTCGTTCTCTACGATGCGCTGGTCACTCCCGAAATGCTGGCCCTGTGCCCGCAGGCCGACCTGATCTCGGTCGGCAAACGCGCCGGCCAGCGCTCCGCGGCGCAGGATTTCATCAACCAGCAGCTGGTCGACTGCGCGCGCAAGTATGCGCGGGTGGTGCGCCTGAAAGGCGGCGACCCGATGCTGTTCGGCCGCGCCGACGAGGAACTGACGGCGCTGGAAGCGGAAGGAATCGAAGTCGAGGTGGTGCCTGGCATTACCACGGCGGTCGCCGCCGCCGCGGCGGCCAAGCAACCGCTGACCAAGCGCGGCATCGCCCGCAGCGTGGCGTTCTTCACCTCCAGCACCGCGCCCGGCGAGGACGACCTGTCCGGCATTCCCTCCACCGACACGCTGGTGCAGTACATGGGCGGCCGCGAGGCGATCGCCACGGCGCAGCGGCTGCTGCAGCAGGGTCGCCGGCCGGAAACGCCGGTGCTCGTGCTGGAAAACGTGAGCCGGCACGACCAGCGCATCGAACGCATCACGCTGGCGAAGCTGGCCCACGGCCTTGCCACGCCGCACGGCCCGGTGCTGGTGATGCTGGGCGAAGCGATGGAAGCGCGTCCGCTGCAGGGCTCCTGA
- a CDS encoding sulfate adenylyltransferase subunit 1 → MNAMNENLSQHSLLRFITAGSVDDGKSTLIGRLLFDSKGIFADQLAAVSRAKHKRTVGDTIDLSLLTDGLEAEREQGITIDVAYRYFATPKRKFIIADTPGHEQYTRNMVTGASTADAVIILIDVSKVKLHDDGSVDLLIQTKRHSTIAHLLQIEHVVVAVNKMDLVNYDQVVYDRIVKAYQEFAQTLGLKDITPIPLSALTGDNVVEKSVNMGWYGGPTLIELLESLSVYDESHESPFRFPVQLVARHNGHEANDFRGYMGRIEAGNVSVGDQLVVQPSGHTATVKEIVTFDGSLQSASAGQSVTIVLNEYVDVSRGDVLASSAKPATLLKQVNADVCWLSEEPLDLRRKYWLKHGTKQTSAKITKIDSILDINTQQRHDAEALKLNDVARLALTVQQPLAADAYDDIRATGAFILIDEVTHQTVAAGMIRL, encoded by the coding sequence ATGAACGCCATGAACGAAAACCTGTCCCAACATAGTCTGCTGCGCTTCATCACCGCCGGCTCCGTCGACGACGGCAAGAGCACGCTGATCGGCCGCCTGCTGTTCGACAGCAAGGGCATCTTCGCCGACCAGCTGGCCGCCGTGTCGCGCGCCAAGCACAAGCGCACGGTGGGCGACACCATCGACCTGTCGCTGCTGACGGATGGCCTGGAAGCCGAACGCGAGCAGGGCATCACGATCGACGTGGCCTACCGCTACTTCGCCACGCCGAAGCGCAAGTTCATCATCGCCGATACGCCGGGCCACGAGCAGTACACCCGCAACATGGTCACCGGCGCCTCGACGGCCGACGCGGTGATCATCCTGATCGACGTGTCGAAGGTGAAGCTGCATGACGACGGCAGCGTGGACCTGCTGATCCAGACCAAGCGCCACTCGACGATCGCGCACCTGCTGCAGATCGAGCACGTGGTGGTGGCCGTCAACAAGATGGACCTGGTGAACTACGACCAGGTCGTGTACGACCGTATCGTCAAGGCCTACCAGGAGTTCGCGCAGACGCTGGGCCTGAAGGACATCACGCCGATTCCGCTGTCGGCGCTGACCGGCGACAACGTGGTCGAGAAAAGCGTCAACATGGGCTGGTACGGGGGCCCGACGCTGATCGAGCTGCTCGAATCGCTGTCCGTCTACGACGAATCGCACGAGTCGCCGTTCCGCTTCCCGGTGCAGCTGGTGGCGCGCCACAACGGCCACGAAGCCAACGACTTCCGCGGCTACATGGGCCGTATCGAAGCCGGCAATGTCAGCGTGGGCGACCAGCTGGTGGTGCAGCCTTCCGGCCATACCGCCACTGTGAAGGAAATCGTCACGTTCGACGGTTCCCTGCAGTCGGCCAGCGCCGGCCAGTCGGTCACGATCGTGCTGAACGAGTACGTGGACGTGTCGCGCGGCGACGTGCTGGCATCGTCCGCAAAGCCGGCCACGCTGCTCAAGCAGGTGAACGCGGACGTGTGCTGGCTGTCCGAGGAACCGCTGGACCTGCGCCGCAAGTACTGGCTCAAGCACGGCACCAAGCAGACGTCTGCAAAGATCACGAAGATCGACTCGATCCTTGACATCAACACGCAGCAGCGTCACGATGCCGAGGCGCTGAAGCTGAACGACGTCGCACGCCTTGCGTTGACCGTGCAGCAGCCGCTGGCCGCCGATGCCTATGACGACATCCGCGCGACCGGCGCCTTCATCCTGATCGATGAAGTCACGCACCAGACCGTGGCGGCCGGCATGATTCGGCTGTAA
- a CDS encoding DUF6328 family protein, with protein sequence MKADPEHKSDRDLPGDADLPDDGDFSDMLSEMRIVLPGAQMLAAFLIILPFNGGFRHIVQSEKYVFLATLLFALTSLILLSAPAVQHRVMRPLMNRERFKSLATRQIVAGSVALGIALVLGTNLVVSEVFGHHVGLVVAAVIGIIVAAVWWLLPLWLKRNTRI encoded by the coding sequence ATGAAAGCCGATCCCGAACACAAATCCGACCGCGACCTGCCGGGTGATGCCGACCTGCCGGACGACGGCGACTTTTCCGACATGCTCAGCGAGATGCGCATCGTGCTGCCCGGCGCGCAGATGCTGGCCGCGTTCCTGATCATCCTGCCGTTCAACGGCGGGTTCCGGCACATCGTGCAGTCGGAAAAATATGTTTTCCTGGCCACGCTGCTCTTTGCCCTGACGAGCCTGATCCTGCTGTCGGCGCCCGCGGTGCAGCATCGCGTGATGCGCCCCCTGATGAATCGCGAACGTTTCAAGTCCCTGGCAACGCGGCAGATCGTGGCCGGCTCGGTCGCGCTCGGCATTGCGCTGGTACTGGGCACCAACCTGGTCGTGTCCGAAGTCTTCGGGCACCACGTGGGCCTGGTCGTGGCCGCGGTGATCGGCATCATCGTCGCCGCCGTCTGGTGGCTGCTGCCGCTCTGGCTCAAGCGCAATACGCGGATATAA
- the lptG gene encoding LPS export ABC transporter permease LptG: MSILQRYFAVSITQAVAFVMLAFLGLLGFMDLTGELPMVGKNGYGMQHAFLYVVVMIPQHIYEVMPVAALIGTIYTMAQFAQTSEFTIMRAAGMSTRMVGWMLFKIGIGLVIVTFIFGELIAPRTAPIGERLHLTGRGTTVSSEFRSGLWTKDIVKSEGMKGTVLGSRFFNVREVRPDGSLIGVKLYEFDNGFRLRTLTTAQTGAYRGNNVWLLQDVTENHFTNPALLKGEATSSNNFAQETSAIETQRHATKELISEITPKILSVSASEPERMSASELAVYTRHLQENRQQTERFKIAFWKKLVDPLAIFVLMALALPFGYLHTRSGGVSLKIFIGIMIGVSFLLVNTLFSHIGVLSTLPAFVTAVMPSLIFLALALGALYWVDRH; encoded by the coding sequence ATGAGCATCCTCCAGCGTTATTTCGCCGTCTCGATCACGCAGGCGGTCGCCTTCGTGATGCTGGCATTCCTGGGCCTGCTGGGCTTCATGGACCTGACGGGCGAACTGCCGATGGTCGGCAAGAACGGCTACGGCATGCAGCACGCATTCCTCTACGTGGTGGTGATGATTCCCCAGCATATCTACGAGGTGATGCCGGTGGCCGCGCTGATCGGCACCATTTACACGATGGCGCAGTTCGCGCAGACCTCCGAGTTCACGATCATGCGCGCGGCCGGCATGTCGACGCGGATGGTGGGCTGGATGCTGTTCAAGATCGGCATCGGCCTGGTGATCGTCACGTTCATCTTCGGCGAACTGATCGCGCCGCGCACCGCGCCGATCGGCGAACGGCTGCACCTGACGGGGCGCGGCACCACGGTGTCGTCCGAGTTCCGCTCGGGCCTGTGGACGAAGGACATCGTCAAGAGCGAGGGCATGAAGGGTACCGTGCTGGGTTCGCGCTTCTTCAACGTGCGCGAAGTGCGGCCCGACGGCAGCCTGATCGGGGTGAAACTCTACGAATTCGACAATGGCTTCCGCCTGCGCACGCTGACCACCGCGCAGACCGGCGCCTACCGGGGCAACAACGTGTGGCTGCTCCAGGACGTGACCGAGAACCACTTCACCAATCCGGCGCTGCTCAAGGGCGAAGCCACGTCGAGCAACAACTTCGCGCAGGAGACCAGCGCGATCGAAACGCAGCGGCATGCCACCAAGGAGCTGATATCCGAGATCACGCCGAAGATCCTGTCCGTGTCGGCCTCGGAGCCCGAGCGCATGTCGGCCAGCGAACTGGCCGTCTACACCCGCCACCTGCAGGAAAACCGCCAGCAGACGGAGCGCTTCAAGATCGCATTCTGGAAAAAGCTGGTCGACCCGCTGGCGATCTTCGTGCTGATGGCGCTGGCGCTGCCGTTCGGTTACCTGCACACGCGCAGCGGCGGTGTGAGCCTGAAGATCTTCATCGGCATCATGATCGGGGTCAGCTTCCTGCTGGTGAACACGCTGTTCTCGCATATCGGCGTGCTGTCCACATTGCCGGCGTTCGTGACGGCGGTGATGCCGAGCCTGATATTCCTTGCCCTCGCACTGGGGGCCCTATACTGGGTGGACCGGCATTAG
- the cysD gene encoding sulfate adenylyltransferase subunit CysD, with product MNALAENKITGLEELNSRHLDALESEAIHILREVAAECSNPALLFSGGKDSVVLLRLAEKAFRPGKFPFPLVHVDTGHNFAEVIEFRDRRVAELGERLIVGSVEESIRKGTVRLRNPQTDSRNAAQAVTLLETIAEHGFDACIGGARRDEEKARAKERIFSFRDEFGQWDPKAQRPELWDLYNTRVHPGENMRVFPISNWTELDVWQYIAREKLALPSIYFAHERQVIPRNGLLVPLTDITPPREGETVETQVVRFRTVGDISCTCPVSSDAADVDAIIAETAVTQVTERGATRMDDQTSEASMEKRKKAGYF from the coding sequence ATGAACGCACTGGCAGAAAACAAGATTACCGGGCTGGAGGAATTGAATTCCCGCCACCTGGACGCCCTCGAATCGGAAGCGATCCACATCCTGCGCGAAGTGGCCGCGGAATGCAGCAATCCCGCCCTGCTGTTCTCGGGCGGCAAGGATTCGGTTGTCCTGCTGCGCCTGGCCGAAAAGGCTTTCCGCCCCGGCAAATTCCCGTTTCCGCTGGTGCACGTGGATACCGGCCACAACTTCGCGGAAGTGATCGAGTTCCGCGACCGCCGCGTGGCCGAACTGGGCGAGCGCCTGATCGTGGGCTCGGTCGAGGAATCGATCCGCAAGGGCACGGTGCGCCTGCGTAACCCGCAAACCGATTCGCGCAATGCCGCGCAAGCCGTGACGCTGCTGGAAACGATCGCCGAACACGGCTTCGACGCCTGCATCGGCGGCGCCCGCCGCGACGAGGAAAAGGCCCGCGCCAAGGAACGCATCTTTTCGTTCCGCGACGAATTCGGCCAGTGGGATCCGAAGGCACAGCGCCCGGAACTGTGGGACCTGTATAACACCCGCGTGCACCCGGGCGAGAACATGCGCGTGTTCCCGATCTCGAACTGGACGGAACTGGACGTGTGGCAGTACATCGCCCGCGAAAAACTGGCGCTGCCGTCGATCTACTTCGCGCATGAACGCCAGGTCATTCCGCGCAACGGCCTGCTGGTGCCACTGACGGACATCACGCCGCCACGCGAGGGCGAAACGGTGGAAACCCAGGTGGTGCGCTTCCGTACCGTGGGCGACATCTCGTGCACCTGCCCGGTCTCGTCCGATGCGGCCGATGTCGACGCGATCATCGCCGAGACGGCCGTCACCCAGGTCACCGAACGGGGCGCGACGAGGATGGACGACCAGACCTCCGAAGCCTCGATGGAAAAACGCAAGAAAGCTGGATACTTCTGA
- a CDS encoding phosphoadenylyl-sulfate reductase: MSKLDSLVAATRQTLELIAREYTPAVFASSLAAEDMVLTDLILKAQLPIGIFSLETGRLHKETLAMLDRVKAHYGYDIALYRPQPAAVEDYVAQNGLNAFYDSVDMRRECCRIRKVEPLGRALAGNKAWITGQRRAQSNTRGTLQVHEDDPAHLMDKFNPLADWSEEDVWEYLRANEVPVNALHEQGYPSIGCEPCTRAIQPGEDVRAGRWWWENPESKECGLHVVDGKLIRIKSVAA, translated from the coding sequence ATGAGCAAGCTCGATTCTCTCGTTGCGGCCACCAGGCAGACCCTGGAGCTGATCGCACGCGAGTACACGCCAGCCGTATTCGCTTCCAGCCTCGCCGCGGAAGACATGGTGCTGACGGACCTGATCCTGAAAGCGCAGCTGCCGATCGGCATCTTCTCGCTGGAGACGGGCCGCCTGCACAAGGAAACGCTGGCGATGCTGGACCGCGTGAAGGCGCACTACGGCTACGACATCGCCCTGTACCGCCCGCAGCCGGCAGCCGTGGAAGACTACGTGGCGCAAAACGGCCTGAACGCGTTCTACGACAGCGTGGACATGCGGCGCGAATGCTGCCGCATCCGCAAGGTGGAACCGCTGGGCCGTGCGCTGGCCGGCAACAAGGCCTGGATCACGGGCCAGCGCCGGGCGCAGTCGAACACCCGCGGCACGCTGCAGGTACACGAGGACGATCCGGCGCACCTGATGGACAAGTTCAACCCGCTGGCCGACTGGTCCGAGGAAGACGTGTGGGAATACCTGCGCGCCAACGAAGTGCCCGTCAACGCGCTGCACGAGCAGGGCTACCCGTCGATCGGCTGCGAACCGTGCACCCGCGCGATCCAGCCCGGCGAGGATGTCCGCGCCGGCCGCTGGTGGTGGGAAAACCCCGAATCGAAGGAATGCGGGCTGCACGTCGTCGACGGCAAGCTCATTCGGATCAAATCCGTGGCCGCCTGA
- a CDS encoding DUF934 domain-containing protein, translating to MPDQKIIKGNQIVADDWTVLRLEEGQEPATAEVAAGKVIVPLKVWQAQKETLAGRADIGVWLNSDERPEELTEELAENKFDVIAVNFPKFTDGRGYSIAYNLRKRLGYTGELRAIGDVLRDQLFQMKRTGFDAYAPRPDRSIEDALKGLTVFSETYQASVDDKLPLFRRHVRTTGVREHNDIGSGI from the coding sequence ATGCCTGACCAGAAAATCATCAAGGGTAACCAGATCGTCGCCGACGACTGGACCGTGCTGCGCCTCGAAGAAGGCCAGGAGCCTGCCACGGCGGAAGTCGCCGCCGGCAAGGTGATCGTGCCGCTGAAGGTCTGGCAGGCGCAGAAGGAAACGCTGGCCGGCCGCGCCGATATCGGCGTGTGGCTGAACTCCGACGAGCGCCCCGAGGAACTGACGGAAGAGTTGGCGGAAAATAAGTTCGACGTGATCGCCGTGAATTTCCCGAAGTTCACCGACGGCCGCGGCTACTCGATCGCCTACAACCTGCGCAAGCGCCTGGGCTACACGGGCGAGCTGCGCGCCATCGGCGACGTGCTGCGCGACCAGCTGTTCCAGATGAAGCGCACCGGCTTCGACGCCTACGCGCCGCGCCCGGACCGCAGCATCGAGGATGCGCTGAAGGGCCTGACGGTGTTCTCCGAAACCTACCAGGCCTCGGTCGACGACAAGCTGCCGCTGTTCCGCCGCCATGTCCGCACCACGGGCGTACGCGAGCACAACGACATCGGCTCGGGCATCTGA
- a CDS encoding nitrite/sulfite reductase, giving the protein MYQYDQYDHLIVRERIAQYRDQVQRRLSGELTEEEFLPLRLQNGLYMQRHAYMLRIAVPYGLLSTAQMRMFAHIARKYDRGYGHFTTRQNIQFNWIELEHTPDILADLASVEMHAIQTSGNCIRNVTSDELAGVAADEIIDPRPYAEVLRQWSTFHPEFIALPRKFKVAINGALEDRAAIAIHDIGLTVVKNEAGEIGFKVMVGGGMGRTPIIGTTIREFLPREHLLTYTEAIMRVYNQYGRRDNKYKARIKILLKAIGAEEFARQVEEEWADLKGTEETLTLEEMERVIAYFQPHPYEALPAIDPRTGHEDNKAFANWLGRNVKAHKQPGYAAVILSLKKTGVPPGDATAEQMDFMADLADRYSFGELRVTHEQNIVLADVKQSQLFDLWKEAKAHGLATPNIGLLTDIICCPGGDFCSLANAKSIPISAAIAERFDHLDFLHDIGDIELNISGCINACGHHHVGNIGVLGVDKDGSEWYQVSIGGAQGNATAIGKIIGPSFSAHQMPEVIDRLLQVYLRERTLDEKFVDTVQRLGIAPFKEHVYATPITEPGRLVGEDEYA; this is encoded by the coding sequence ATGTACCAATATGATCAATACGACCATCTCATCGTGCGGGAACGCATCGCGCAGTACCGCGACCAGGTGCAGCGCCGGCTGTCCGGTGAGTTGACCGAAGAAGAATTCCTGCCGCTGCGCCTGCAGAACGGCCTGTACATGCAGCGCCATGCGTACATGCTGCGGATCGCCGTGCCCTACGGCCTGCTGTCCACTGCGCAGATGCGCATGTTCGCCCACATCGCCCGCAAGTACGACCGCGGCTATGGCCACTTCACCACGCGCCAGAACATCCAGTTCAACTGGATCGAGCTGGAACACACGCCCGACATCCTGGCCGACCTGGCCTCGGTCGAGATGCATGCGATCCAGACCTCGGGCAACTGCATCCGCAACGTGACCTCCGACGAGCTGGCCGGCGTGGCCGCCGACGAGATCATCGATCCGCGCCCGTATGCCGAAGTGCTGCGGCAGTGGTCCACGTTCCACCCCGAGTTCATCGCCCTGCCCCGCAAGTTCAAGGTGGCGATCAACGGCGCGCTGGAAGACCGCGCCGCGATCGCGATCCACGACATCGGCCTGACCGTGGTGAAGAACGAAGCCGGCGAGATCGGCTTCAAGGTCATGGTCGGCGGCGGCATGGGCCGCACGCCGATCATCGGCACCACGATCCGGGAGTTCCTGCCGCGCGAACACCTGCTGACATACACCGAGGCGATCATGCGCGTGTATAACCAGTACGGCCGCCGCGACAACAAGTACAAGGCCCGCATCAAGATCCTGCTGAAGGCGATCGGCGCCGAGGAATTCGCGCGCCAGGTCGAGGAAGAATGGGCGGACCTGAAAGGCACCGAGGAAACCCTGACGCTGGAAGAAATGGAGCGCGTGATCGCCTACTTCCAGCCGCACCCGTACGAAGCGCTGCCGGCCATCGACCCGCGCACCGGCCACGAGGACAACAAGGCGTTCGCGAACTGGCTCGGCCGCAACGTCAAGGCGCACAAGCAGCCGGGCTACGCCGCCGTGATCCTGTCGCTGAAGAAGACCGGCGTGCCGCCGGGCGATGCCACCGCCGAACAGATGGATTTCATGGCCGACCTGGCCGACCGCTACAGCTTCGGCGAACTGCGCGTGACGCACGAGCAGAACATCGTGCTGGCGGACGTGAAGCAATCGCAACTGTTCGACCTGTGGAAGGAAGCCAAGGCGCATGGCCTGGCCACGCCGAACATCGGCCTGCTGACCGACATCATCTGCTGCCCGGGCGGCGACTTCTGCTCGCTGGCGAACGCGAAATCGATCCCGATTTCGGCCGCCATCGCGGAACGCTTCGACCACCTCGATTTCCTGCACGACATCGGCGACATCGAACTGAACATCAGCGGCTGCATCAACGCCTGCGGCCACCACCACGTGGGCAATATCGGCGTGCTGGGGGTCGACAAGGATGGCAGCGAATGGTACCAGGTGTCGATCGGCGGCGCGCAGGGTAACGCCACCGCGATCGGCAAGATCATCGGCCCGTCGTTCTCGGCGCACCAGATGCCGGAAGTGATCGACCGCCTGCTGCAGGTCTACCTGCGCGAACGCACGCTGGACGAAAAGTTCGTCGACACCGTGCAGCGCCTCGGAATCGCCCCGTTCAAAGAACACGTTTATGCCACGCCGATTACCGAACCGGGTCGCCTGGTAGGAGAAGACGAATATGCCTGA
- the lptF gene encoding LPS export ABC transporter permease LptF, with protein sequence MIFQRALRRELISSAGATFTVLFTIILTWTLISILGKAAGGKVASSDVLALIAFAALNYLPTVLILTSFISVLLAVTRSYRDSEMVVWFASGQSLTAWIRPVLTFGLPIILLTGVLAFYATPWSKQKSAEYVERFTKREDLQKVSPGQFKESSSSNRIFFVEGNAGETASVQNVFVNQVDERGTSVIVAKEGVIETGDNGQRYLVLKNGRRYQGMPGAADFQTMEFDSYSMRVAQQAQELDAAGLPVNAIPTMELLKIPTNQARAEILWRISLPITCLLLMLLAIPLGFVNPRAGSSTNLIIAILIFFTYNNTVKLFEGTVKQGKLSFGMGWWPLHLIALLTVIALFAWRLNVNSRWHPRALLASFKRKEAK encoded by the coding sequence ATGATTTTTCAACGTGCCCTGAGGCGTGAGCTGATCAGCTCCGCGGGGGCTACCTTCACGGTACTGTTCACCATCATCCTGACGTGGACCCTGATCTCCATCCTCGGCAAGGCCGCAGGGGGCAAGGTCGCTTCATCCGACGTGCTCGCGCTGATCGCGTTCGCAGCGCTGAATTATCTGCCAACGGTGCTGATCCTCACCAGCTTTATTTCTGTGCTGCTGGCCGTGACGCGCAGCTACCGCGATTCGGAAATGGTGGTGTGGTTCGCCTCGGGCCAGAGCCTCACCGCCTGGATCCGCCCGGTGCTCACGTTCGGGTTGCCGATCATCCTCCTGACCGGCGTGCTGGCGTTCTACGCCACGCCCTGGTCGAAGCAGAAAAGCGCCGAATACGTGGAACGCTTCACCAAGCGCGAAGACCTGCAGAAGGTGTCGCCCGGGCAGTTCAAGGAATCGTCGTCGTCGAACCGCATCTTCTTCGTCGAGGGCAACGCCGGCGAAACGGCCTCGGTGCAGAACGTGTTCGTCAACCAGGTGGACGAGCGCGGCACCTCCGTCATCGTCGCCAAGGAAGGCGTCATCGAAACGGGCGACAACGGCCAGCGCTACCTGGTGCTGAAGAACGGCCGCCGCTACCAGGGCATGCCCGGCGCGGCGGACTTCCAGACGATGGAGTTCGACAGCTACAGCATGCGCGTGGCGCAGCAGGCGCAGGAGCTCGATGCGGCGGGCCTGCCCGTGAACGCGATCCCCACGATGGAACTGCTCAAGATCCCGACCAACCAGGCGCGCGCCGAGATCCTGTGGCGCATCTCGCTGCCGATCACGTGCCTGCTGCTGATGCTGCTGGCGATCCCGCTCGGCTTCGTCAACCCGAGGGCCGGCAGTTCCACCAACCTGATCATCGCGATCCTGATCTTCTTCACCTATAACAATACGGTCAAGCTGTTCGAGGGCACGGTCAAGCAGGGCAAGCTGTCGTTCGGCATGGGCTGGTGGCCGCTGCACCTGATAGCGTTGCTGACCGTGATCGCGCTGTTCGCCTGGCGCCTGAACGTGAACAGCCGCTGGCATCCGCGCGCGCTGCTCGCGTCGTTCAAGCGCAAGGAGGCGAAATGA